In Biomphalaria glabrata chromosome 11, xgBioGlab47.1, whole genome shotgun sequence, the following proteins share a genomic window:
- the LOC106069192 gene encoding uncharacterized protein LOC106069192 gives MTSSYQGQSPPTTYMHHHHHIRRHRVPSGGEDPEEEELDPRIQIELERLNRASEEINRLELELDDARAAFRTALSDSTQRLNGLAKKLGACVDKARPYYDARMKLKEAHLESQKAALKFERACSMHEAAKEMVQLAEEGYKRREQDLDPTWQEMLNHATMKVNDAERERIESEDFHQRTTLNFKHKEEEVQRLQKDLKRSITKSKPYFEMKAKFNQVMEERKRAVSRLEEDVASTKALYSQALRSLEAISDDIHRQRLERRQKLELGVRGAGVGAESPSPPPWEKGSNIEGSASCQYTGDSDHGKYLPSVEKVHSAPLFTRPTGIICHETAFRKKASLTDNLLMDGKFKTDPLDVVVFKTSTASPKGGITSYTNSPVYDGNDSESPTEIYSYTNRARSASYRAAIEMSSKPSVAKPNWSRNDSVVEGNEDTSSEATIPDCHPQDSTQNEVVNDKFDRLSDSLTSPICDIEISQSSVRRAQEWVNKSPVPQQRSFVKSKSLIDASASHLSLEQQQNFNLSSSLTSEIFRGAAARYTADVPRPVAQLTYHPAPHSENTSDTICPPGSPSVHRKSPKLQGLILCVDPAGLVSSTSQISPNQTAAVSADQAPKPMISTQQLFFADKKTQLPMTTVPKPPSSLIAQQMNKMMNANKTAYTAKTVASTLSTSYSLAQPPISQPSPVYNSNQTPVLLTSGVSVRHHLTSPTPSSPSAERVSLSGRSDTLSASSSRGAFLKPPSDSSDTESIASTGPMLDDDQVELINMDFSEQSIGSEAVDDSAYFGEDRMPVPRGHWSRMSLPPRLSYLEGFLERARLYSSSAGQKNDDNFEDKAVSEDSTDSSPSYLDNSEPIDMSASRSPTVLNAEGKQNEDFCHPDNTIDLSGKKNGVNLSTPTATVIESSSVLSKDPQDNISTCDMKAPDTQTGQAVDKSDDSADSPNHLHNVAKDGSLPLSAAADWDKSEYFV, from the exons ATGACCAGTAGTTATCAGGGTCAGTCCCCACCAACTACTTATATGCATCATCATCACCACATTCGGCGCCATCGAGTGCCTTCTGGAGGGGAGGACCCTGAGGAAGAggaacttgatcctagaatccag ATTGAACTGGAGAGATTAAACAGAGCCAGTGAAGAGATCAACAGACTAGAACTGGAACTTGAT GATGCCAGAGCCGCATTCCGCACTGCGCTGTCTGACTCAACACAACGTCTGAATGGACTAGCCAAGAAACTAGGTGCCTGTGTTGACAAAGCTAGGCCTTACTATGATGCCAGAATGAAACTTAAAGAG GCTCATCTAGAGAGTCAAAAGGCTGCGCTAAAATTTGAAAGGGCTTGCAGTATGCATGAGGCTGCCAAGGAGATGGTGCAGTTGGCAGAAGAAGGCTACAAGCGAAGAGAACAGGACCTTGACCCAACTTGGCAAGAAATGCTGAACCATGCTACTATGAAG GTTAACGATGCTGAAAGGGAAAGAATCGAGAGTGAAGATTTTCATCAACGAACTACATTGAATTTTAAGCATAAGGAAGAGGAAGTGCAGAGATTACAAAAAGATCTTAAAAGGAGCATCACAAAATCAAA accTTACTTTGAAATGAAAGCCAAGTTCAATCAGGTTATGGAG gagagaaaaagagcaGTAAGCAGGCTGGAAGAAGACGTTGCATCAACAAAAGCTTTATACTCTCAAGCCTTACGAAGCTTAGAAGCAATCAGTGATGACATTCATCGCCAGAGGCTGGAACGTAGACAGAAATTAGAATTAGGAGTGAGAGGAGCTGGTGTTGGAGCTGAATCTCCTTCTCCGCCGCCATGGGAAAAGG GATCTAATATTGAAGGTAGTGCTTCCTGCCAGTACACAGGTGATTCTGATCATGGGAAATATCTGCCCAGTGTTGAGAAAGTGCACAGTGCTCCACTTTTCACCAG ACCAACTGGAATAATTTGTCATGAAACAGCTTTTAGAAAGAAGGCATCTCTGACAGACAATCTTTTAATGGATGGCAAGTTTAAAACTGATCCTTTAGATGTTGTGGTATTCAAAACTTCCACTGCCAGCCCTAAGGGTGGAATAACTTCCTACACAAATTCACCTGTTTATGATGGCAATGATTCAGAATCTCCTACAGAAATTTATTCATACACAAACAGGGCCAGAAGTGCTAGCTACAGAGCAGCCATAGAAATGTCTAGTAAACCTTCAGTGGCTAAGCCAAATTGGTCTAGAAATGATAGCGTAGTTGAGGGAAATGAAGATACCAGCAGTGAAGCAACCATACCAGATTGCCACCCTCAAGATAGTACTCAGAATGAGGTTGTTAATGACAAGTTTGACAGACTTTCTGACAGTCTAACTTCTCCCATCTGTGATATTGAAATAAGTCAGTCAAGTGTTCGAAGAGCCCAGGAATGGGTCAACAAGTCCCCAGTCCCTCAGCAAAGAAGTTTTGTCAAGTCCAAGAGTCTGATTGATGCCTCAGCATCTCATCTCAGCTTGGAGCAGCAGCAGAACTTCAATCTTTCCTCGTCTCTAACCTCGGAGATTTTTAGAGGAGCAGCGGCACGATATACTGCTGATGTCCCCCGACCTGTTGCACAACTTACCTACCATCCTGCTCCACATTCAGAGAACACATCAGATACTATTTGCCCACCTGGCTCCCCATCAGTTCACAGGAAATCTCCCAAACTACAAGGACTTATTCTTTGCGTTGACCCAGCGGGGCTAGTGAGCTCCACTTCACAAATTTCTCCTAATCAAACAGCAGCTGTGTCAGCTGATCAGGCCCCTAAACCAATGATATCCACCCAACAGTTATTCTTTGCAGATAAAAAGACCCAGTTGCCAATGACCACTGTCCCAAAGCCCCCATCATCTCTCATTGCTCAGCAGATGAACAAAATGATGAATGCCAACAAGACAGCCTACACTGCAAAAACTGTTGCATCCACATTGAGTACGTCCTACAGTCTAGCCCAGCCCCCCATCAGCCAGCCTTCTCCTGTTTATAATTCTAACCAGACTCCAGTTTTGTTAACCTCAGGGGTCTCTGTCCGGCATCATCTGACCTCACCTACACCCTCTTCACCCTCAGCTGAACGGGTATCTTTGTCGGGCAGGAGTGACACCCTTTCTGCTTCCAGTAGCCGGGGTGCCTTTCTAAAGCCCCCATCAGACAGTTCAGACACAGAGAGTATAGCCAGTACAGGCCCAATGCTAGATGATGACCAG GTTGAGCTGATTAACATGGATTTCTCCGAGCAGAGTATTGGGTCAGAAGCTGTTGATGATAGTGCGTACTTTGGAGAAGACAGGATGCCCGTACCCCGAGGACACTGGTCCCGCATGAGTCTTCCTCCAAGACTAAGCTATCTGGAAGGTTTTCTTGAGAGAGCACGGCTTTATTCGTCCTCTGCAGGCCAGAAGAATGATGACAACTTTGAAGATAAAGCTGTCTCTGAAGACTCCACAGACAGCAGTCCTTCATACCTAGACAACAGTGAGCCAATAGATATGAGTGCTTCTAGAAGTCCCACTGTGTTGAATGCTGAAGGCAAACAGAATGAAGATTTCTGTCATCCAGACAATACCATAGACCTAAGTGGCAAGAAGAATGGTGTCAATCTCTCAACTCCCACTGCAACAGTCATTGAGTCAAGCTCTGTTTTATCAAAAGACCCTCAGGATAATATTTCTACTTGTGATATGAAAGCACCTGACACACAGACAGGTCAAGCTGTGGACAAAAGTGATGATTCTGCTGACAGCCCCAACCATCTCCACAATGTAGCCAAAGATGGCTCTTTGCCTCTGAGTGCAGCTGCAGACTGGGACAAAagtgaatattttgtttga
- the LOC106069194 gene encoding prefoldin subunit 5-like codes for MAAHEPGAKQIDVTTLPIPHLNHLSQQLEQEVEFLSNSISQLKVAQGKFADSDEAVSSLSAAGSDILVPLTASMYVPGRMGNENDLLIDIGTGYFVSMSKAKAQDFFKRKIDYLTKNIEKVQPVLQDKFRSKQVISEILQAKIQAQLAAAGSMAAKG; via the exons ATGGCTGCACACGAACCGGGTGCTAAGCAAATCGACGTAACTACTTTGCCAATACCGCATTTAAATCATTTGTCTCAGCAATTGGAACag GAGGTGGAGTTTTTAAGTAATTCTATAAGTCAGCTGAAAGTAGCCCAAGGGAAGTTTGCAGACTCAGATGAAGCAGTCTCATCTCTTAGTGCTGCTGGTTCAGACATTTTAGTGCCACTTACAGCTTCT ATGTACGTTCCAGGAAGGATGGGAAATGAAAATGATCTCTTAATAGATATTGGCACTGGTTACTTTGTCTCAATG agTAAAGCCAAGGctcaagatttttttaaaagaaaaatcgaTTACCTGACTAAAAATATAGAGAAAGTACAACCTGTGCTGCAAGATAAGTTTAGATCCAAACAAG tgATCTCAGAAATATTGCAAGCTAAAATTCAAGCCCAATTGGCAGCAGCTGGCTCTATGGCAGCTAAAGGTTAG